One window of the Rhodococcus sovatensis genome contains the following:
- a CDS encoding rhomboid family intramembrane serine protease, with protein MTNPGWGGAHGNEPTPPQSRCVRHPERPTGLACSRCGRPACPECLRPAAVGQHCVDCVRAGNASVRRARTVAGAPMGAAYGRVTYILMGLNVLAFAVTALQSRSLLDNTGDSSLFDAWALFPPAVATGDVERILGSGFLHIGPIHLLVNMFALYIIGRDVEAILGRARYVAVYAVSLLGGSASVMVLEAPISLTAGASGAIFGLLGAQAVILLKLKRSPTPVLVVIGLNIVISISIPGISLWGHVGGLVAGAAATAGILFLPNKTGSSQGRMGWIAVAGVAALAVVIIGVRVLDLRSLMGL; from the coding sequence ATGACGAACCCCGGCTGGGGTGGCGCGCACGGCAACGAGCCCACCCCACCTCAGTCGAGGTGTGTCCGACACCCCGAGCGTCCCACCGGTCTCGCATGTTCGAGATGTGGCAGACCGGCGTGTCCGGAGTGCCTACGGCCCGCTGCAGTCGGCCAACACTGCGTCGACTGCGTTCGCGCAGGCAACGCGTCGGTGCGTCGGGCACGAACAGTGGCCGGTGCACCGATGGGTGCCGCGTACGGCCGCGTCACGTACATCCTGATGGGGTTGAACGTGCTGGCGTTCGCGGTGACGGCGCTCCAGTCCCGCAGTCTGTTGGACAACACCGGAGACTCGTCCCTGTTCGACGCCTGGGCCCTGTTCCCACCGGCCGTGGCAACCGGCGATGTCGAGCGAATTCTCGGTAGCGGATTCCTGCATATTGGGCCGATACATCTGCTGGTCAACATGTTCGCCCTCTACATCATCGGCAGAGACGTCGAGGCCATTCTGGGGCGCGCGCGGTACGTCGCCGTCTACGCGGTGTCACTTCTCGGTGGCAGTGCGTCGGTGATGGTCCTCGAAGCGCCGATCAGTCTTACCGCAGGTGCGTCGGGAGCGATCTTCGGACTACTCGGTGCGCAAGCGGTCATTCTTCTCAAGCTGAAGCGAAGTCCGACGCCGGTCCTCGTCGTGATCGGACTGAACATCGTCATCAGCATCTCGATCCCCGGCATCTCACTGTGGGGTCACGTGGGTGGACTTGTGGCGGGAGCCGCTGCCACTGCCGGCATCCTCTTTCTGCCCAACAAGACTGGGTCCTCACAGGGGCGGATGGGTTGGATCGCCGTGGCCGGAGTTGCCGCGCTCGCTGTGGTCATCATCGGCGTGCGAGTTCTGGACCTACGGTCTCTGATGGGTCTGTAG
- a CDS encoding peptidylprolyl isomerase yields MTSPNKTSTATLHTNRGDIIIELFGNHAPKTVENFTGLADGTKDYSTTNASGGKTGPFYDGAVFHRVIDGFMIQGGDPTGTGSGGPGYKFGDEFHPELSFDRPYLLAMANAGPGTNGSQFFITTGKTPHLNRKHTIFGEVTDDASKKVVDAISGTPVGRGDRPVDEVVINSITLA; encoded by the coding sequence GTGACTTCACCAAACAAGACATCGACGGCAACGCTGCACACAAACCGCGGCGACATCATCATCGAACTGTTCGGCAACCACGCGCCGAAGACGGTCGAGAACTTCACCGGTCTCGCTGACGGCACGAAGGACTACTCGACCACCAACGCCTCGGGCGGAAAGACCGGACCGTTCTACGACGGCGCCGTCTTCCACCGCGTCATCGACGGCTTCATGATCCAGGGCGGCGACCCGACCGGAACCGGCAGCGGCGGACCGGGCTACAAGTTCGGCGACGAATTCCACCCGGAGCTTTCCTTCGACCGCCCGTACCTGCTGGCCATGGCCAACGCCGGCCCGGGAACCAACGGTTCGCAGTTCTTCATCACCACCGGCAAGACGCCGCACCTGAACCGCAAGCACACCATCTTCGGCGAGGTGACCGACGACGCTTCGAAGAAGGTCGTCGACGCCATCTCCGGTACCCCCGTTGGACGTGGCGACCGTCCCGTCGACGAGGTTGTCATCAACAGCATCACCCTGGCCTGA
- a CDS encoding alpha/beta hydrolase: protein MVSWSEIQQWNPSEVSQLGHRVSDTARDLRLGGDALQSITRELVWRGEASDAARNAIARAWEQYRDSARTLVRVGRCLADVADDMYRVRSAVLDCESTSVEHELEIDVDGAVSDGIMLYATSSEDAWETARSRARLCRDLAERVTEVIRRATEIDRNTTADLARIGDGVPIEPATLTVHDRTVQDHTAPANAAFWELLPQSDRTSLLVNDPGTIGNLDGIPADVRDAANRRVLVRERARLHDVADELSRRLDSTLFGGLLNNADAGLAQTKKRLEALDAISTVLDQGNRQLLVLDNSSAEDTLAAIAVGNVHTATHVAVFVPGLDSDVSGDMQRYDGDMESLEQNVRELVSPGESVACVTWMDYQAPQLGWSLLDPKTTVLSSAAAAVGSARLSSFLDGLDASRAEDPHLTLLGHSYGSLTAALALRGIDDTGVDEMIAVGSPGLGFDDVSRLSIPPGHLFVAETRDDLVADTGLFGGDPSELDGVRPVATRSPDGTLTNSHGHSEYLSDGTVTQRTIALVVSGRTDEVS, encoded by the coding sequence ATGGTGTCGTGGAGTGAGATTCAACAGTGGAACCCGTCGGAGGTCTCGCAGCTGGGGCATCGAGTGAGTGATACCGCGCGCGATCTCCGGCTCGGCGGCGATGCGCTGCAATCGATCACGCGTGAGCTCGTATGGCGCGGTGAGGCGTCCGACGCTGCCCGGAATGCGATAGCTCGTGCGTGGGAGCAGTATCGCGACTCGGCGCGCACACTCGTACGCGTCGGACGATGCCTCGCCGATGTCGCCGACGACATGTACCGCGTCCGATCAGCAGTACTCGACTGCGAATCGACTAGCGTCGAGCATGAGCTGGAGATCGACGTCGACGGCGCCGTCAGTGACGGAATTATGCTGTATGCCACCAGCTCCGAGGATGCGTGGGAGACAGCGCGCAGCCGCGCACGCCTGTGCCGCGATCTCGCCGAGCGGGTGACCGAGGTAATCCGGCGCGCCACGGAGATAGATCGGAATACGACCGCGGATCTGGCGCGGATCGGTGACGGGGTTCCCATCGAACCTGCGACGCTCACGGTGCATGACCGCACGGTGCAGGACCACACGGCACCGGCGAATGCGGCGTTCTGGGAGTTGCTTCCGCAGTCCGACCGAACCTCGCTCCTGGTGAACGATCCCGGAACCATCGGCAACCTCGACGGTATACCTGCCGACGTGCGTGATGCGGCGAACAGGAGGGTTCTCGTACGCGAGCGTGCCCGACTGCACGACGTAGCGGACGAACTGAGTCGTCGGCTCGATTCCACCCTCTTCGGTGGTCTCTTGAACAATGCCGACGCCGGATTGGCACAGACGAAGAAGCGCCTCGAGGCTCTCGACGCCATCTCGACTGTTCTCGACCAGGGAAATCGCCAGCTCTTGGTGTTGGACAACTCGAGCGCCGAGGACACGTTGGCGGCCATAGCCGTCGGCAACGTCCACACTGCAACACACGTCGCAGTCTTCGTCCCTGGTCTGGACTCCGATGTCAGCGGCGATATGCAGCGGTACGACGGCGACATGGAATCACTCGAACAGAATGTGCGCGAGCTGGTTTCACCCGGTGAGAGTGTCGCGTGCGTGACGTGGATGGACTATCAGGCCCCGCAGCTTGGGTGGAGTCTGCTCGATCCGAAGACGACAGTGCTCTCGTCCGCGGCAGCTGCGGTCGGCTCGGCCCGCCTGTCGTCGTTTCTCGACGGTCTCGATGCCTCGCGCGCGGAGGACCCGCATCTGACTCTGCTCGGCCATTCGTACGGTTCTCTGACCGCCGCTCTCGCGCTGCGAGGAATCGACGACACGGGCGTCGACGAGATGATTGCGGTGGGTTCCCCTGGACTGGGATTCGACGACGTCTCCAGGCTGTCAATTCCACCCGGTCATCTGTTCGTCGCCGAAACACGTGACGACCTGGTGGCGGACACCGGACTGTTCGGCGGGGATCCGAGCGAACTGGACGGCGTACGCCCGGTAGCCACACGTTCGCCGGACGGCACGCTGACGAACAGTCACGGTCACAGCGAGTACCTGTCTGATGGCACCGTGACTCAGCGCACCATCGCCCTCGTCGTGTCCGGCCGGACCGACGAGGTTTCCTAG
- a CDS encoding GGDEF domain-containing protein, translating to MMSVTSKLDESGLTLLVYIVGTTLLFGASGSASWGSSDSLERGALFLALALGIAATVMLMRTRGPSPKRTIGLVTFMGILAVALSFGASHTLAAFLVCVQATMFLGMHIGAFWSERNAGIWVAVLAVSAVLGAAIGPYESSIIAYVLIALGVVGATEVFGAFARRMRYSATHDALTGLLNRFGFESKVEKMLPACAARGLSVSMAVLDMDNFKQINDEYGHIAGDVLLARVSKAWKAELSRRDVLGRLGGDEFVLFMPGVLEAEAWQIIDRLRRAHRAEWSVGLVCMPSARRWAEIYRAADADLYRAKRSRPSKVTPVQEPGPDETEWRIAR from the coding sequence ATGATGTCCGTGACATCGAAACTCGACGAGTCGGGGCTGACCCTCCTGGTGTACATCGTCGGCACCACACTTCTCTTCGGTGCCAGTGGAAGTGCGTCGTGGGGCAGTTCCGACTCGCTGGAACGCGGCGCGCTCTTCCTCGCTCTCGCGCTGGGAATCGCCGCGACCGTCATGCTGATGCGCACCAGGGGACCGAGCCCCAAACGCACCATCGGTCTGGTGACCTTCATGGGCATCCTTGCTGTGGCTCTGTCGTTCGGGGCGAGCCACACTCTTGCGGCGTTCCTCGTCTGCGTCCAAGCCACCATGTTTCTCGGCATGCACATCGGCGCGTTCTGGTCCGAACGCAACGCCGGGATCTGGGTTGCCGTACTCGCCGTCTCTGCAGTTCTCGGCGCTGCGATCGGACCCTACGAATCCTCGATCATCGCCTACGTCCTGATCGCGCTAGGCGTGGTCGGTGCCACCGAGGTGTTCGGCGCATTCGCTCGCCGTATGCGCTACAGCGCCACTCATGACGCCCTGACCGGACTCCTGAACAGATTCGGATTCGAGTCCAAGGTGGAGAAGATGCTGCCGGCATGTGCCGCACGTGGACTCTCGGTCAGCATGGCTGTACTCGATATGGACAACTTCAAGCAGATCAACGACGAATACGGTCATATCGCCGGTGACGTTCTACTGGCGCGCGTTTCGAAAGCATGGAAAGCAGAATTGAGCCGCCGCGACGTGCTCGGCAGGCTCGGTGGTGACGAGTTCGTGCTCTTCATGCCCGGCGTCCTCGAGGCGGAAGCGTGGCAGATCATCGATCGTCTGCGTCGGGCGCATCGTGCCGAGTGGAGTGTCGGCCTCGTATGTATGCCCTCGGCCAGGCGTTGGGCCGAGATCTATCGGGCAGCCGACGCTGACCTGTACCGGGCGAAGCGCAGCCGCCCGTCGAAAGTGACTCCTGTGCAGGAACCAGGTCCGGACGAAACGGAGTGGAGAATAGCGCGCTGA
- a CDS encoding acyl-ACP desaturase, translating to MRNLDHTELLTELEETLEQNLNRHLSMAKEWHPHDYIPWDEGRNFAAMGGDDWDESQSRLSDLARTAMITNLLTEDNLPSYHRGLADNFSLDGAWGTWVGRWTAEENRHGIVMRDYLVVTRAVDPVELERARMQHMTTGVDAPMDGANFLHSVAYVTLQELATRVSHRNTGLACGDEVADKMLARIAADENLHMIFYRNLGAAALDLTPDQTVRAIADVATDFAMPGLNMPNFRKNAMALAKYGIYDLRQHLDEVLMPVLRKWQIFERNDFSGEGEKDRDRLALFIDELSAKATKFEESRDRLLAREAARAELVS from the coding sequence ATGCGCAACCTCGATCACACCGAATTGTTGACCGAACTCGAAGAGACACTGGAACAGAACCTGAACCGCCATCTTTCGATGGCGAAGGAATGGCACCCACACGACTACATTCCGTGGGACGAGGGTCGCAACTTCGCTGCGATGGGCGGCGACGACTGGGATGAATCGCAATCGAGACTCTCGGACCTGGCTCGCACCGCGATGATCACCAACCTGCTCACCGAAGACAATCTGCCGTCGTATCACCGGGGTCTGGCCGACAACTTTTCGCTCGACGGCGCCTGGGGTACCTGGGTCGGTCGCTGGACGGCCGAAGAGAACCGCCACGGAATAGTGATGCGTGACTACCTCGTCGTAACCCGTGCGGTCGATCCCGTCGAACTGGAACGCGCTCGCATGCAGCACATGACCACCGGAGTCGATGCCCCGATGGATGGCGCGAACTTCCTGCATTCGGTGGCGTACGTGACCTTGCAGGAACTGGCCACGAGAGTGTCGCACCGAAACACGGGACTGGCGTGCGGGGACGAGGTTGCCGATAAAATGCTCGCTCGAATAGCAGCCGACGAGAACCTGCACATGATTTTCTACCGCAACCTCGGGGCGGCCGCCCTCGACCTGACCCCCGACCAGACGGTGCGGGCCATCGCCGACGTCGCAACCGACTTCGCGATGCCGGGGCTGAACATGCCCAACTTCCGCAAGAACGCGATGGCATTGGCCAAGTACGGCATCTACGACCTCCGTCAGCACCTGGACGAGGTTCTGATGCCGGTGCTGCGCAAATGGCAGATCTTCGAACGCAACGACTTCTCCGGCGAAGGCGAAAAGGACAGAGATCGCCTTGCGCTCTTCATCGACGAGCTCTCCGCCAAAGCCACCAAGTTCGAAGAATCCCGGGACCGACTTCTGGCCCGGGAGGCGGCCCGCGCCGAACTCGTCTCCTGA
- a CDS encoding DUF3566 domain-containing protein, which produces MRPPNEPSQTSGRPAGQAPQKGAPQRPGTANGPAAGRVAPAERSGNSVPPQASAPTRPAGSGGKPAADQKPAAPPATAPPATRPAAAQPREQERTGPPANGQPQPPVPPRPSAPARPSAAQQPPTEAAPRVEAERPGPPRPDGPRVEERPFDPLHPGDVGQPATAAFENPQSGQVRSAPAQSNGAPQGAPPWQRGSSQGAPQQGGPQQGPQRSPQNQPQTNLSARGGTLPHGDPAQGALAGNTGPEKPADKTQRREAAKSKAAGIDGPTRHIERKDLAKDMPDLSEVRHSEPGPDARPVAQPVAIAAREDGEPLRATIQLRKIDPWSTLKISLVIAVSLFFVWMVAVGLLYAVLDGMGVWDRLNSAFTEIVNESGDGGLVSAGQVFGYAAVIGIINMVLFTALTTIGSFIYNLSSDLVGGVEVTLADRD; this is translated from the coding sequence GTGCGGCCTCCGAACGAGCCGAGTCAGACTTCCGGTCGGCCGGCTGGGCAGGCCCCGCAGAAGGGCGCTCCTCAGCGCCCGGGAACTGCAAACGGGCCTGCTGCGGGCCGTGTGGCGCCTGCCGAGCGCTCCGGGAATTCGGTCCCACCGCAGGCGAGTGCGCCGACGCGGCCGGCCGGTTCGGGTGGGAAGCCCGCCGCCGACCAGAAGCCCGCTGCTCCTCCGGCGACTGCTCCTCCGGCGACGCGTCCTGCCGCCGCGCAGCCACGAGAGCAGGAGAGGACCGGTCCACCGGCGAACGGCCAGCCGCAGCCGCCGGTGCCGCCTCGTCCGTCTGCACCAGCTCGTCCAAGCGCAGCACAGCAGCCTCCTACCGAAGCTGCTCCCCGCGTCGAGGCCGAGCGTCCTGGACCGCCTCGTCCGGATGGACCTCGTGTCGAGGAACGGCCGTTCGATCCACTTCATCCGGGGGACGTGGGGCAGCCTGCAACTGCTGCGTTCGAGAACCCGCAGTCCGGGCAGGTTAGAAGTGCACCCGCGCAGAGCAACGGCGCGCCACAGGGAGCTCCTCCCTGGCAGCGCGGTTCCAGTCAAGGTGCGCCCCAGCAGGGCGGACCCCAGCAGGGACCACAACGGTCTCCTCAGAATCAACCGCAGACGAACCTGTCGGCCCGGGGAGGCACCCTGCCTCACGGTGATCCGGCGCAGGGAGCCCTAGCGGGGAACACCGGCCCGGAGAAACCAGCAGACAAGACCCAGCGTCGTGAAGCTGCCAAGAGCAAGGCCGCGGGGATCGACGGCCCGACGCGCCACATCGAGCGCAAGGATCTGGCGAAGGACATGCCGGACTTGTCGGAGGTTCGGCACTCGGAGCCGGGGCCCGATGCCCGACCCGTCGCGCAGCCGGTTGCCATAGCCGCTCGTGAAGACGGGGAGCCTCTGCGCGCGACCATCCAGCTTCGGAAGATCGACCCGTGGTCGACGCTCAAGATTTCGCTGGTCATTGCCGTGTCGTTGTTCTTCGTGTGGATGGTCGCGGTCGGCCTGCTGTACGCGGTGCTCGACGGCATGGGGGTGTGGGATCGCCTCAACAGCGCATTCACCGAGATCGTCAATGAATCCGGCGACGGTGGGTTGGTCAGTGCGGGACAGGTCTTCGGCTATGCCGCCGTGATCGGCATCATCAATATGGTGTTGTTCACTGCATTGACGACCATCGGATCGTTCATCTACAACCTGTCCTCGGATCTGGTCGGCGGCGTCGAAGTGACGTTGGCGGACCGCGACTGA
- the gyrA gene encoding DNA gyrase subunit A has protein sequence MSDITEPPVGPPGQTTNAEGGDRIDPVDIQQEMQRSYIDYAMSVIVGRALPEVRDGLKPVHRRVLYAMYDSGFRPDRSYVKSARPVAETMGNYHPHGDTSIYDALVRLAQPWSMRYPLVDGQGNFGSRGNDGAAAMRYTEARLTPLAMEMLRDIDEETVDFIPNYDGKTQEPTVLPSRVPNLLMNGSNGIAVGMATNIPPHNLRELGDAVFWALDNFEADEETTLAACMERVKGPDFPTHGLIVGSQGISDAYSTGRGSIRMRGVVEIEEDSNGRSTIVITELPYQVNPDNMITSIAEQVRDGKLSGISKIDDESSDRVGMRIVVTIKRDAVAKVVLNNLYKHSQLQTSFGANMLSIVDGVPRTLRLDQMIRYYVAHQLDVIIRRTRYRLRKAEERAHILRGLVKALDALDEVIALIRRSPDVDAARTGLIDLLDVDTIQADAILAMQLRRLAALERQKIIDELAEIELEIAELQDILARPERQRQIVRDELAEIVEKFGDDRRTRIIASDGDVNDEDLIARENVVVTITETGYAKRTRTDLYRSQKRGGKGVQGAGLKQDDIVSKFFVCSTHDWILFFTTKGRVYRAKAYELPEANRTARGQHVANLLAFQPDERIAQVIQIQTYEDAPYLVLATKGGLVKKSKLTDFDSNRSGGIVAVNLRGEDELVGAVLASSDDDLLLVSAQGQSIRFSATDEVLRPMGRATSGVQGMRFNGEDQLLSLNVVREDKYLLVATSGGYSKRTAMEDYPQQGRGGKGVLTIQYDPKRGTLVGALIVDDDDELYAITSGGGVIRTAAKQVRKAGRQTKGVRLMNLGEGDTLLAIARNADEHEPEPGAVSPEDEAPKES, from the coding sequence ATGTCGGACATTACCGAGCCTCCTGTCGGGCCTCCCGGACAGACCACGAACGCCGAGGGCGGCGACCGGATCGATCCGGTCGACATCCAGCAGGAAATGCAACGCAGCTACATCGACTACGCCATGAGCGTCATCGTCGGTCGTGCACTGCCCGAGGTACGTGACGGTCTCAAGCCCGTGCACCGCCGTGTGCTGTACGCGATGTACGACTCGGGCTTCCGTCCCGACCGTAGCTACGTCAAATCCGCACGCCCCGTTGCCGAAACGATGGGTAACTACCACCCACACGGCGACACCTCGATCTACGACGCGTTGGTTCGCCTCGCACAGCCGTGGTCGATGCGCTACCCGCTCGTCGACGGTCAGGGCAACTTCGGATCCCGCGGAAACGACGGCGCGGCCGCCATGCGTTACACCGAGGCCCGGCTGACACCGCTCGCGATGGAGATGCTGCGCGACATCGACGAGGAAACCGTCGACTTCATCCCCAACTACGACGGCAAAACCCAAGAGCCGACGGTACTTCCGTCGCGGGTACCGAACCTGTTGATGAACGGTTCCAACGGTATTGCCGTCGGTATGGCCACCAACATCCCGCCGCACAACCTGCGCGAGCTCGGTGATGCAGTCTTCTGGGCGCTCGACAACTTCGAAGCGGACGAGGAGACGACCCTCGCCGCATGCATGGAACGCGTCAAGGGTCCGGACTTCCCGACGCACGGCCTCATCGTCGGCAGCCAGGGAATCTCCGACGCCTACTCCACCGGGCGTGGCTCGATTCGTATGCGCGGCGTCGTGGAGATCGAAGAGGACTCCAACGGTCGTTCGACCATCGTGATCACCGAGTTGCCGTACCAGGTCAACCCGGACAACATGATCACCTCGATCGCCGAGCAGGTTCGCGACGGCAAGCTGTCCGGCATCTCCAAGATCGACGACGAATCTTCAGACCGCGTCGGTATGCGCATCGTGGTCACCATCAAGCGCGATGCTGTCGCGAAGGTGGTGCTGAACAACCTCTACAAGCACTCGCAGCTGCAGACGAGCTTCGGCGCGAACATGCTCTCGATCGTCGACGGCGTCCCTCGCACGTTGCGACTCGACCAGATGATCCGCTACTACGTGGCCCATCAGCTCGACGTCATCATCCGTCGTACCCGCTACCGTCTGCGCAAGGCCGAAGAACGGGCTCACATCCTGCGCGGTCTGGTCAAGGCACTCGATGCTCTCGACGAAGTCATCGCGCTCATCCGTCGCTCTCCCGATGTCGATGCCGCGCGCACCGGCTTGATCGATCTGCTCGACGTCGACACGATCCAGGCCGACGCGATCCTGGCCATGCAGCTGCGTCGCCTCGCTGCCCTCGAGCGACAGAAGATCATCGACGAACTGGCCGAGATCGAACTCGAGATCGCCGAACTGCAGGACATCCTGGCTCGTCCAGAGCGACAGCGTCAGATCGTGCGCGACGAACTGGCCGAAATCGTCGAGAAGTTCGGCGATGACCGTCGTACTCGCATCATCGCCAGCGACGGAGACGTCAACGACGAGGATCTGATCGCACGCGAGAACGTCGTGGTCACGATCACCGAGACCGGTTATGCCAAGCGCACCAGGACCGACCTCTACCGTTCGCAGAAGCGCGGCGGCAAGGGCGTCCAGGGTGCAGGGCTCAAGCAGGACGACATCGTCAGCAAGTTCTTCGTCTGCTCCACCCACGACTGGATCCTGTTCTTCACCACGAAGGGCCGTGTCTACCGGGCGAAGGCGTACGAGCTACCCGAGGCCAACCGAACTGCCCGAGGGCAGCACGTGGCGAACCTGCTCGCGTTCCAGCCCGACGAACGAATTGCCCAGGTCATCCAAATCCAGACCTACGAGGATGCGCCGTATCTGGTGTTGGCCACCAAGGGTGGGTTGGTCAAGAAGTCCAAGCTCACCGACTTCGACTCGAACCGCAGTGGCGGAATCGTCGCCGTGAATCTTCGCGGTGAAGATGAGCTCGTCGGTGCGGTGTTGGCGTCCTCGGACGATGATCTGCTGTTGGTCTCCGCACAGGGTCAGTCGATTCGCTTCTCGGCAACCGACGAGGTGTTGCGTCCGATGGGCCGTGCCACGTCCGGAGTGCAGGGCATGCGGTTCAACGGCGAGGACCAGCTGTTGTCGCTGAACGTCGTACGCGAGGACAAGTATCTGCTGGTTGCGACATCGGGTGGCTACTCGAAGCGCACTGCGATGGAGGATTACCCGCAACAGGGCCGTGGCGGAAAGGGCGTGCTGACAATCCAGTACGACCCGAAGCGTGGCACCCTGGTGGGTGCTCTCATCGTCGACGACGATGACGAGCTGTACGCAATCACTTCTGGTGGAGGCGTGATCCGTACCGCAGCTAAGCAGGTTCGGAAGGCTGGTCGACAGACGAAGGGTGTTCGGTTGATGAATCTCGGAGAAGGCGACACACTGCTCGCTATCGCCCGTAACGCCGACGAACACGAACCGGAGCCGGGCGCAGTCTCTCCCGAAGACGAAGCACCTAAGGAGTCGTAG
- the gyrB gene encoding DNA topoisomerase (ATP-hydrolyzing) subunit B, whose protein sequence is MAAEKSGKTENKDYGASSITVLEGLEAVRKRPGMYIGSTGERGLHHLIWEVVDNSVDEAMAGYASTVNVTIHEDGSVEVEDDGRGIPVDIHSSGVPTVEVVMTQLHAGGKFDSDSYAVSGGLHGVGISVVNALSTKVELQIARDGHRYTQTYDYAKPGPLETVGDTKDTGTKTRFWPDGKIFETLDFSFETVHRRLQEMAFLNKGLTINFADERVAATDATEDELGETALAPKTAEEEEAEAANAKPAKARKRTYHYPDGLVDFVKHINAKKTPIHSSVVGFTGKGEGHEVEIAMQWNAGYSESVHTFANTINTHEGGTHEEGFRTALTSTVNKYALEKKLVKEKDVKLTGDDIREGLAAVVSVRVGEPQFEGQTKTKLGNTEVRSFVQKACNEHLAHWFESNPADAKTIINKAVSSAQARMAARKARELVRRKSATDIGGLPGKLADCRSNDPAKSEIYIVEGDSAGGSAKSGRDSMFQAILPLRGKIINVEKARIDRVLKNNEVQSIITAFGTGIHDEFDLSKLRYHKIVLMADADVDGQHISTLLMTLLFRFMRPLIENGHVYLAMPPLYKLKWSRGEPDFAYSDRERDGLLEAGIANKRKINVEDGVQRYKGLGEMNAKELWETTMDPSVRVLRLVTLDDAAAADELFSVLMGEDVSARRSFIARNAKDVRFLDV, encoded by the coding sequence GTGGCTGCCGAGAAGTCAGGTAAGACCGAGAACAAGGATTACGGCGCTTCGTCGATCACCGTGCTCGAAGGACTCGAAGCAGTCCGCAAGAGGCCCGGTATGTACATCGGATCCACCGGTGAGCGAGGCCTGCACCACCTGATCTGGGAGGTCGTGGACAACTCCGTCGATGAGGCGATGGCGGGTTATGCGTCCACCGTCAACGTCACCATCCACGAAGACGGCAGCGTCGAGGTCGAGGACGACGGTCGAGGCATTCCCGTCGACATCCACTCCTCCGGTGTCCCTACCGTCGAGGTCGTCATGACCCAGCTGCACGCCGGCGGCAAGTTCGACTCCGACTCGTACGCTGTCTCCGGTGGTCTGCACGGAGTCGGTATCTCCGTGGTCAACGCGCTCTCGACCAAGGTCGAACTGCAGATCGCTCGCGACGGCCACCGCTACACACAGACATACGACTACGCCAAGCCTGGCCCACTCGAAACCGTCGGCGACACCAAAGACACGGGCACGAAGACGCGGTTCTGGCCCGACGGCAAGATCTTCGAGACTCTCGACTTCAGCTTCGAGACGGTGCACCGTCGCCTACAGGAGATGGCGTTCCTGAACAAGGGACTCACCATCAACTTCGCCGATGAGCGGGTCGCTGCGACCGACGCCACCGAGGACGAGCTCGGCGAAACCGCGTTGGCACCGAAAACCGCGGAAGAAGAAGAGGCCGAGGCAGCCAACGCGAAGCCGGCGAAAGCCCGCAAGCGCACCTATCACTACCCGGATGGATTGGTCGACTTCGTCAAGCACATCAACGCGAAGAAGACACCCATCCACAGCTCGGTCGTCGGTTTCACCGGCAAGGGCGAGGGCCACGAGGTCGAAATCGCGATGCAGTGGAACGCCGGCTACTCCGAATCGGTTCACACCTTCGCCAACACGATCAACACGCACGAGGGTGGCACCCACGAAGAAGGTTTCCGCACCGCGTTGACCTCCACGGTGAACAAGTACGCGCTGGAGAAGAAGCTCGTCAAAGAGAAAGATGTCAAGCTCACCGGCGACGACATCCGTGAAGGACTCGCCGCCGTCGTGTCGGTTCGTGTCGGAGAACCTCAGTTCGAGGGTCAGACCAAGACCAAACTGGGCAATACCGAGGTTCGCTCGTTCGTGCAGAAGGCATGCAACGAGCACCTTGCACATTGGTTCGAGTCCAACCCGGCCGATGCCAAGACGATCATCAACAAGGCCGTGTCCTCGGCACAGGCCCGAATGGCTGCCCGCAAAGCACGAGAGTTGGTGCGCCGCAAGAGCGCAACCGATATCGGTGGGCTACCCGGCAAGCTGGCGGACTGCCGCTCCAACGATCCGGCGAAGTCCGAGATCTACATCGTGGAGGGCGACTCTGCAGGTGGTTCGGCAAAGTCCGGTCGTGACTCGATGTTCCAGGCAATCCTTCCGCTGCGCGGAAAGATCATCAACGTCGAGAAGGCTCGCATCGACCGCGTCCTCAAGAACAACGAGGTCCAGTCGATCATCACTGCGTTCGGTACCGGCATCCACGACGAGTTCGATCTCAGCAAACTTCGCTATCACAAGATCGTGCTGATGGCCGACGCCGACGTCGACGGTCAGCACATCTCCACCCTACTGATGACGCTGCTGTTCCGTTTCATGCGTCCGCTGATCGAGAACGGTCACGTCTACCTTGCGATGCCTCCGCTGTACAAACTGAAGTGGAGTCGCGGCGAACCGGACTTCGCGTACTCGGACCGCGAGCGCGACGGTCTACTCGAAGCGGGTATTGCCAACAAGCGCAAGATCAACGTCGAAGACGGTGTCCAGCGTTACAAAGGCCTCGGCGAGATGAACGCCAAGGAACTTTGGGAAACCACCATGGATCCGTCCGTTCGAGTGCTTCGACTGGTCACCCTCGACGATGCCGCCGCAGCCGACGAGCTGTTCAGCGTTCTCATGGGCGAAGACGTCAGTGCCCGACGCAGTTTCATCGCGCGCAACGCCAAGGATGTTCGATTCCTCGACGTGTGA